From Leptospira kirschneri serovar Cynopteri str. 3522 CT, one genomic window encodes:
- the add gene encoding adenosine deaminase, with translation MLDRIRIIDRDVTELNRLKSRLPADRPYSSSLQISFDKQINELLNERVGLMELEVLDPPAWILGTGISQETPVPLKGLFPSGDLSKEKPDDQDVINFLRELPKTEIHLHLEACVNKDTMKRLMAKNGINVTDEEFEAKFNFKDLNGFIQVFFFIQSLVKEPSDFSFFVESLAEYMRANNIVYTEVFFAPSKFIQNGLDFQEMIDFLVNRIREEKEDDGITIRLLVDVSRSFGPENAMKNLDRVLKLRHPEVIGIGLGGAELMGPARDYQEVFQKAREAGLRVVAHSGEDDGPWAIWEAVELLKAERIGHGTSAIQDPELVKYLRENHIPIEICVTSNVFTGKYVRKEQNHPVRYYYDQGLPLSINTDDPEIFNVNLTYEYYKLWRFLDFSLDEIVDLIRQGVFASFHPNKESLWAEMEKNIHLVKARYGLKR, from the coding sequence ATTTTAGATAGAATTCGGATCATCGATCGAGACGTGACCGAACTGAACCGCTTGAAGTCTAGACTTCCTGCGGACCGGCCTTATTCTTCTTCCTTACAAATTTCTTTTGATAAACAAATCAACGAACTCTTAAACGAAAGAGTAGGCCTTATGGAACTTGAGGTCCTAGATCCACCCGCTTGGATCTTGGGAACCGGGATTTCTCAGGAAACTCCGGTTCCGCTCAAAGGCCTTTTTCCGTCTGGAGATCTTTCCAAGGAAAAACCGGACGATCAAGACGTAATTAATTTCCTACGAGAACTTCCTAAAACGGAAATCCATCTCCACCTTGAGGCATGTGTCAATAAGGACACGATGAAAAGGTTGATGGCTAAGAATGGAATTAACGTAACGGATGAAGAGTTCGAAGCTAAATTTAACTTTAAGGATTTGAACGGTTTCATTCAAGTATTCTTTTTTATTCAATCACTTGTTAAGGAACCTTCCGATTTCTCGTTTTTTGTGGAAAGTCTCGCGGAATACATGAGAGCGAATAACATCGTTTATACGGAAGTCTTTTTTGCTCCTTCTAAGTTTATTCAAAACGGTCTCGATTTCCAAGAAATGATCGATTTTTTAGTCAATCGAATTCGGGAGGAAAAGGAAGACGATGGTATCACCATACGTCTGTTAGTCGATGTTTCCAGATCTTTTGGACCGGAAAATGCAATGAAAAATCTGGATCGGGTTCTAAAACTGAGACATCCGGAAGTGATCGGAATTGGTCTTGGAGGTGCAGAGCTTATGGGACCTGCTAGGGATTATCAAGAGGTTTTCCAAAAAGCAAGGGAAGCAGGGCTCAGGGTAGTGGCACATTCCGGAGAAGACGACGGTCCTTGGGCGATTTGGGAGGCGGTGGAACTTCTCAAAGCGGAAAGGATTGGACACGGAACTTCCGCGATCCAAGATCCCGAATTGGTAAAGTATCTTAGAGAGAATCATATTCCGATAGAAATTTGTGTGACGTCTAACGTATTTACCGGCAAATACGTTAGAAAAGAACAAAATCATCCGGTTCGTTATTATTACGATCAGGGTCTTCCTCTGAGTATCAACACGGACGATCCTGAGATATTCAATGTAAATCTTACATACGAATATTATAAACTTTGGAGATTCCTGGATTTCTCTTTGGATGAGATCGTGGATTTGATTCGTCAAGGTGTTTTTGCCTCCTTTCATCCCAATAAGGAATCTCTCTGGGCCGAAATGGAAAAAAACATTCATCTCGTAAAAGCAAGATACGGTCTAAAAAGATAA
- a CDS encoding VOC family protein, with translation MQPRMNLITLGVRDLKKAVHFYEQGLGFPKMKFEGNVAFFTLNGTWLALYPWEELAADAGVSAEGNGFRGFTIAYNGQSKEEVDQVIAKAEKVGAKIVKRPQDVFWGGYSGYFQDPEGFFWEVAWNPGFYPGPS, from the coding sequence ATGCAACCAAGAATGAATTTGATTACTCTCGGAGTGAGGGACCTAAAAAAAGCGGTTCATTTTTACGAACAAGGTCTTGGGTTTCCTAAAATGAAATTTGAAGGAAACGTCGCCTTCTTTACGTTAAACGGAACTTGGCTGGCTTTATATCCTTGGGAAGAACTTGCCGCAGATGCGGGCGTTTCTGCAGAAGGTAACGGTTTTAGAGGATTTACTATCGCCTATAATGGACAGTCCAAAGAAGAAGTGGATCAAGTCATCGCAAAAGCGGAGAAAGTCGGTGCCAAAATCGTAAAGCGACCTCAGGACGTTTTTTGGGGGGGATACTCCGGTTACTTCCAAGATCCGGAAGGGTTTTTTTGGGAGGTCGCTTGGAATCCCGGATTTTATCCGGGACCTTCTTGA
- a CDS encoding LA_3781 family PerA/PerB upregulated protein — protein sequence MKLFKIVFFALITLTMINCYNTTLQIHDTKYSITAGAEPEQTYKQGGFLLGLINTFDTPEVRCSEGEPEILISRNFWDNLIHWIIGGIYTQRTVQIFCKKETVNQEGPG from the coding sequence ATGAAACTTTTTAAAATAGTATTTTTTGCTTTAATAACGTTAACAATGATTAACTGTTACAATACTACATTACAAATCCATGATACAAAATACTCTATAACTGCCGGGGCCGAACCTGAACAAACCTACAAACAAGGAGGTTTTCTATTAGGTTTGATAAACACGTTCGATACTCCGGAAGTTCGATGTTCCGAAGGAGAACCAGAAATTTTAATTTCAAGAAACTTCTGGGACAATCTGATCCATTGGATAATCGGCGGAATATATACTCAAAGAACCGTACAAATATTCTGCAAAAAAGAAACCGTAAATCAAGAAGGTCCCGGATAA
- a CDS encoding Bor/Iss family lipoprotein — translation MSKQHPITRISITFLILSLLTTCQNVQVSFAQKPPKSCVPPILRRQCKNDLEERARLNAQPPKVHVVSQSFYFWGMVPKKYHVNVSDYCPNEIKEIRQYSTFLDSLYEQLTFGIYTPRTLNLTCYN, via the coding sequence ATGTCGAAGCAACATCCAATTACTAGGATCTCGATAACATTTTTGATTTTAAGTTTACTTACCACTTGTCAAAACGTACAAGTAAGTTTTGCACAAAAACCACCAAAATCATGTGTACCGCCTATACTGAGAAGACAGTGTAAAAACGATTTGGAAGAAAGAGCCAGGCTCAACGCACAACCGCCTAAAGTTCATGTCGTTTCTCAATCCTTTTATTTTTGGGGAATGGTTCCGAAAAAATACCACGTCAATGTGAGTGATTATTGTCCAAACGAGATCAAAGAAATACGTCAATATTCCACGTTTTTAGATTCTCTTTATGAACAATTAACTTTCGGAATTTATACTCCTAGAACCTTAAATCTAACCTGTTATAACTGA